One region of Oryzias latipes chromosome 6, ASM223467v1 genomic DNA includes:
- the csnk2a2 gene encoding casein kinase II subunit alpha', whose amino-acid sequence MPGPVAGSKSRVYADVNTLKSREYWDYEAHVPNWNNQEDYQLVRKLGRGKYSEVFEAINITNNEKVVVKILKPVKKKKIKREIKILENLRGGTNIIRLVDTVKDPVSRTPALVFECINNTDFKELYQKLTDYDIRFYMYELLKALDYCHSMGIMHRDVKPHNVMIDHQLRKLRLIDWGLAEFYHPSQEYNVRVASRYFKGPELLVDYQMYDYSLDMWSLGCMLASMIFQKEPFFHGQDNYDQLVRIAKVLGTEELFGYLRKYHIELDPRFKDLLGQQSRKRWEQFVQTENQHLVSPEALDLLDKLLRYDHQQRLTATEAMEHPYFYPVVKEQSLSNSDNNMVSSGNNTAR is encoded by the exons ATGCCGGGTCCAGTGGCCGGTAGCAAGTCCCGAGTGTACGCCGACGTCAACACGCTGAAGAGCCGGGAGTACTGGGATTACGAGGCCCACGTTCCCAACTGGAA CAACCAGGAAGACTACCAGCTGGTGAGGAAGCTGGGCCGAGGGAAGTACAGCGAGGTGTTTGAGGCCATCAACATCACCAACAACGAGAAGGTGGTGGTCAAGATCCTGAAG ccggtgaaaaagaagaagattaaACGAGAAATCAAGATTCTGGAAAACCTGCGAGGGGGGACCAACATAATCCGGCTGGTGGACACAGTCAAAGACCCCGTG tCCAGAACTCCAGCACTGGTCTTTGAATGCATCAACAACACAGACTTCAAG GAACTGTACCAGAAGCTGACAGACTATGACATCCGTTTCTACATGTACGAGCTGCTGAAG GCTCTGGATTACTGTCACAGCATGGGAATCATGCACAGAGACGTCAAACCTCACAACGTCATGATCGACCATCAGTTAAGAAAG CTGCGCCTCATAGACTGGGGGCTAGCGGAGTTTTACCACCCGTCCCAGGAGTACAACGTCCGAGTGGCCTCGCGCTACTTCAAGGGCCCAGAACTGCTGGTGGATTACCAG ATGTACGACTATAGTCTGGACATGTGGAGTTTGGGCTGCATGCTGGCCAGTATGATTTTTCAGAAGGAGCCTTTCTTCCACGGTCAGGACAACTACGACCAG ttgGTTCGGATCGCCAAAGTTCTGGGCACAGAAGAGCTGTTCGGTTACCTGCGGAAATACCACATCGAGCTGGACCCGCGCTTCAAAGACCTGCTGGGACA GCAGAGCCGGAAGCGGTGGGAGCAGTTTGTGCAGACGGAGAACCAGCACTTGGTGAGCCCTGAAGCTCTGGACCTGCTAGACAAACTGCTGCGCTACGACCACCAACAGAGGCTGACGGCCACTGAGGCCATGGAACACCCCTACTTCT ACCCCGTGGTGAAGGAGCAGTCTCTGTCCAACTCTGACAACAACATGGTTTCCAGCGGCAACAACACAGCGCGGTGA